The region ACAAGGCATCCAAAAGTCCCTGCGCCAGTTTGTGTAATGGGTGGTAGACAATCTATTCCTTGGCAGTCTGCGCTGTCATCGTCGTTTTTATCACAAGAAGTAGTGGTGTTTAAAACGCATAGCGATAATGCAAGAGAGCCAACCCTTGATCCCTTCCAGCGGAAGGGAAAAGACGAGATACTATCTTGTACTGAATTAGGAATGATATTTTTCATGATATAAAGATTAAGATAATATATCTAGTAGATCTAAAATTAGGGTAAGGGTTGCGTTAAGTTAGGGAAAAGGTTGTCATAATTATTTTTGCCGTAGCTAAAAAGTATCTTTTTATAAATATATTGAGATAGTTATAGCAGATCCCGTATAAATTTGGGAACGGCTTTTTCCATAAGTTATAATTTTTACAGCCAAATTTTACGGGATGACAAGTGAGGTAATAAAATGTAAGTTTCTCAATCTTTTCTAAAATAATTAAATAGCCTCTTTAATTGCGAGTACCTTTGCAAAAAAAAATTGCGCTTTATGGACCCTAAAACACCATCCCAATCATTTACTACGGTGACCGATATGGTATTGCCTAGTGAGACCAATCCATTGAATAATTTGTTTGGTGGTGAGCTGTTGGCTCGTATGGATCGTGCCGCGAGTATTGCGGCTAGACGCCATTCCAGGCGTATCGTAGTTACTGCTTCTGTAAATCACGTAGCCTTTAATAGAATGGTTCCTCTAGGAAGTGTGGTGACTATAGAAGCACAAGTCACAAGGGCATTTAAGAGCTCCATGGAAGTTTATATGGACGTCTGGGTAGAAGATCGTGAAAGCGGCGAGCGCACCAAGGCAAACGAAGCCATCTACACCTTTGTAGCGGTAGACGATACCGGAAGACCTATTCAAATCGCTCCTATCACACCAGAAACCGAAATAGAAAAACAACGTTACGACGCGGCCTTGAGACGCAAACAATTGAGTCTTGTTCTTGCAGGAAAAATGAAAGCAAAAGACGCCACAGAATTGAAAGCCTTGTTTGAATGATCATCTATCAAGGTGCCGCTTCGCATATTTATAGCACTTAAAGTACTGTGCGTATTAAAGAGCAGGTTAGGCTAGTTACAGACGCAAAGATGATAGTATAGTTGGTCCAACATAGATAAAAATTAAACAACTAATCGTGTTGCTCTACTATTGTTAACCAACCTATTTTCTTGCAATCCACTGCGCTGGATCAACGGTTTCTGTGTCTTGCATTAAGACAAATTTGAGTTCTGTCTCACCAGAGTTAGATGTGAATATTTCACCTATAATATCTTTGGTCCTCACCGTATCACCAGTTTCTACGCTTACTAATTTTAAGTTATCATAAATAGAAGTGTAATTTCCATGTCGTATATGTACCGCTAAAATGCCGTATTTACTCTTGGTAATACGAATGACTTTACCTTCAAAAATAGAGCGTACTTTGGCGCCTTCAGGGCTTTGCATTCTCAATCCATTAGAATCTATGGTAAGGGATCGCACTACAGGATGTGGTTGTTTACCATAACGCCTGGAAACAAAACCTTCTTCTACTGGCCATGGCAATTTTCCTTTATTGCTTATAAAATTATTAGCGAGTAGCTTAGCTTCTGGAGTAAGAAAAAATTTATTGGCAACAGCCCCTGTTTTTCCTTTATTGGAAGCTTTAATATCTGCAGCAATTAAAGCTCTTAATTCGCTATCTATTTTATTGCGTTCTCTTGATTTCTCCTTGATGTCAGCCGCGTATTTCTTTTCATTTGCCTTAACGACGGCCAGTAAGTCTACTTGCTCTACTTTATCTGTCTTAAGAGCTGCTCGTTGTCTTTGATTGAGATCCAACACACGACTTTTTTCCTTTTTCTCACTTTCCAGTTCTTCGTTCTTATCAGCTATTGCCGTTGACTTTAACAAAATCTCATCGGCTT is a window of Nonlabens sp. MB-3u-79 DNA encoding:
- a CDS encoding murein hydrolase activator EnvC family protein — encoded protein: MKKHIYILMLFLLCFAFAKAQSEKAALEERKAEIQNEINQFDRLLKNVRKEEKTMVLLVETIDKKISRTQEIINITNKQANTLTRNIKANLVQIKKLEVEIKALKAEYAEMIVKAYKSKNDQSRLMFLLSSEDFLQAYKRVQYLQSYANYRKKQADEILLKSTAIADKNEELESEKKEKSRVLDLNQRQRAALKTDKVEQVDLLAVVKANEKKYAADIKEKSRERNKIDSELRALIAADIKASNKGKTGAVANKFFLTPEAKLLANNFISNKGKLPWPVEEGFVSRRYGKQPHPVVRSLTIDSNGLRMQSPEGAKVRSIFEGKVIRITKSKYGILAVHIRHGNYTSIYDNLKLVSVETGDTVRTKDIIGEIFTSNSGETELKFVLMQDTETVDPAQWIARK
- a CDS encoding acyl-CoA thioesterase, producing the protein MDPKTPSQSFTTVTDMVLPSETNPLNNLFGGELLARMDRAASIAARRHSRRIVVTASVNHVAFNRMVPLGSVVTIEAQVTRAFKSSMEVYMDVWVEDRESGERTKANEAIYTFVAVDDTGRPIQIAPITPETEIEKQRYDAALRRKQLSLVLAGKMKAKDATELKALFE